The Cylindrospermum stagnale PCC 7417 genome segment CGGGACAGTGGGGTGAGGAATGGTGGTATGGGCTGCTGTTTGCTGGGACTGGGGGCATGATTTTGCAACGGGTTGGTCGCTGGGACACCACAGCGGCTTTTTTAGGCGCTTATTCCTTGCTGGAGGCGGTGCGTAATCTGTGGCTAGGTTGGACTTGGGATGTATACTTCCATCGCTTGATGAGCGGGTCTTTGCTGCTGTTTGCCCTGTTTATGGTAACTGATCCCCGGTCAATTCCCAATGCTCGAATTGGGCGGATTATTTGGGCGGTGTTGATCGCCATATTGACTTTTATTTTGCGGAATTATTTTTTTGTCTCCACCGCAGTTTTCTGGGCGCTGTTTGCCCTAGCCCCATTAACCATTCTCTTAGATACTCTCTGGTTAACCCCAGGATTTTCTTGGGTAAAAGCAGAGGGTGAAGCGGTAATTGGGGAAGTTTTGATCAAGGAGTGAGTTTTAACTCAATATCATTGAGGTATAAAAATGAAACATTTTCGATTCTTGGCTTCATTGCTGCTGTTATTTGTAGCTGTGCTATGCTTTGCGCCCGCAGCTTGGGCATTTTGTGGATTTTATGTGGCTAAAGCTGATGCCAAGCTATATAACAAGACTTCTCAGGTGGTGATGGCGCGGGATGGCGATCGCACTGTGCTGACAATGGCTAACGACTTTCAGGGCGAAGTCAAAGATTTTGCGATCGTTATCCCAGTACCGACGGTGCTGAAAAAAGAGCAAGTTCGCGTAGCCGAACCGAAGATTATCGAACGCTTAGATGCCTTTAGTGCGCCGCGATTGGTAGAATATTTTGACTCTGATCCCTGTGCCCCACTTTACGAAGACCGTGCAGGGAATATACCAGCACCTACAGCAGCAGCAAAACCTGCCCAAGAGAGTGCCAGACGCGATCGCAATTTGGGGGTCACAATTGAAGCGCGTTTCAACGTTGGTGAATACGACATTTTGATTCTCAGTGCCAAAGAATCTGGTGGACTAGAAACTTGGCTGAACCGCAATGGCTACAAAATTCCCAAAGGGGCGCAACAGTTACTTAAACCCTACGTTCGTTCCTCAATGAAATTCTTTGTAGCCAAAGTCAACCTAGATAAATTTGAGAAATCTGGCTACCAACTCCTGCGTCCACTGCAAATTTCCTACAAGTCGCCCAAGTTCATGCTGCCCATTCGTTTGGGAATGATCAACGCCACTGCCGAGCAGGATTTGATTGTTTACATCCTATCGCCGAAGGGACTCTCAGAAATCACCAACTACCGGACGGTGAAAATTCCCTCCAACGCCAATATTCCCATATTTGTCAAAAATGAATTTGGCGAATTTTATAAATCTCTATTCCAGACTTCCTACATCAAAGAAGACCGAAAAGTGGCTTTTGTCGAATACGCCTGGGATATGAGTAGTTGCGATCCCTGTTCTGCTGATCCCCTAACTCCAGAGGAACTGAAACAAGCAGGTGTATTTTGGCAGGATGATAATACAAGGGATATATCTGCACCCCCTGGCTTTCGTCGTCCCTTCCCGACAAGTAATGTTTTCATCACCCGTCTGCATGTCCGCTATACCCGTGACAAATTTCCTGAAGACCCGATGTTCCAAGAAACTGCCAACCGCGAATCTTTCCAAGGACGTTACATATTACAACATCCATTCACTGGTACACTCAAATGTCAAGCTGGCAGAGAATACCAGCGGTCTTTGCCCCAACGCTTTGAACAAGAAGCGCAAACCCTGGCCAAGTTAACCAACTGGAAAATTCAAGACATTCGCCAAAAAATGAAATTGACCGGAGGCTATCACAGAAACTCTTGGTGGGAAAATTTCGTCTCTTGGCTGGGATTTTAGTTAAGTGGGGAAACGCATTTATACCAGGAGCAAGTCTCCATCTCTGGTTGTGTTTTCCCCGCAAACAGATAAAAGTTTTGAGTTGACACTCTCAGGGAAGACAGCCGCTGAGATTCTTTAATCAAAGACATGACTTACTCAGATAGGATTTCTCCAACCTGAATAGAGGTCTTGTCTCCTAAAGCGTTGCTTGCGTCTAGCGCAAAAGTTCCCGTATGCCCTACGGTACTCAATCCTCGACTAAGGATATTTCTAGCTGCGTTTTCGTCCCTATCCATGACGCAGCCACTGAGCTTTACGCTTACCGGGTATTGCTGTAAAATTCTGTAAAATAAACAAAATACACAACAAAAATCATTTTCTAGAAAATTTTTATACGCAATACTAAGATATTCTTGCCTTCTTCGCCAAGATTGCTATGGTTGAATTCGATGAACAGCTACGCTGTTTAGTTGCCCAAGCCTGTGGACATCCACCTGGAAGCCCTCAGCGTCAAAAGCTGCTCACGCAAGTCATTCGCTTGACTACAAGTAAACTTTGGAGGGAAAGTACTCCCTACTATCAAGACGCACTCCAACAAACTTGGTTGTATTTTTGCCGCAACGTTTGTGAAGGTCTGACAGGTCAAACCTATGACCCCACTTATGGCAGCATCATCACTTGGTTAAATGCTTATCTGAAACGCAGATTACAAGACTTTTACCTCACCCAGCACCAAGAAACAGCCACAATAGTCTCTGTCAAGATCCGTCAGGGTGACAACAATGATGTTATTGACCCTGTAGATAACTTAGCTGCCTCACCCCAAGCCCCCCCCATTCTGGAAAACTTGGAGATTTGGGTAAAGAAAGACTCGGATGGAGAACTGCGCGGTACTTACATTAAAGAACGTCCAGACGTAAATTGTCAGGTATTAATTCTGAAACGCCTACCTCCAGAAGTTAGCTGGCGAGAATTGTCTGCGGAATTCGGGCTGTCAATTCCCACATTAAGCAGTTTCTATCAGCGTCAATGTCTCCCCCGCTTGCGTAAATTTGCTGAATTTGAGGGCTATTTATGAAGATTCGAGGGCATTCGGCATTATCTGAGACAGGAAAGAGACCAATTCAATAATTACTCTTTGTCCCCTACTCTTGGCTCCCTGCCTGCTTCCAGTTTGGTAAAACTCCCTTATCAGGTACTTCTTGCCATGCCGATGAATACAGTAAATAGGCTTTCTGTGTCCAATTTTGTCAAAGTTAAAAGGCTAAAAGCAATTCGGTTGCTTTTGTACTTCTTAACGGTTTTGCTGTGCGTTCTTGGTTCCCCTGTCCTGGCAAGAGTTCCGGAAATTAATACTTCATCCAAACTGCCAATCAATGGTACTAATGCTCCAATACTAGAGGCTGCCCCAGCGTCACTACTACAACAGGGCAAAGTGTTATATGATTCGGGAAAGTTTGCACAGTCCGTGCAAGTGTTAAAGCAGGCAGCCCAGGAATACCAACAACAGGGCGATACCCTCAGACTTGCTGCTACTCTCAGCAATACTTCCCTAGCTTACCAGCAACTCGGTGAATGGACTCAGGCGAAGCAGGCAGTTAAAGATAGCTTAAAGTTGCTAGAGGGACAGGATAAAAGCCAAAATTTACAAGTATTAGCCCAGTCACTAGATATCCAAGGTCGTCTGCAACTATTAATGGGACAGCCAGAAGCCGCTTTGGCAACTTGGAAGCAGACAGAAGAAATTTATCAACAAGCAGAAAATCAAAGCGGTGTAGTGCGATCGCTCCTCAATCAAGCACAAGCGTGGCGAACTCAGGGTTTTTACCAACGTGCTGTAGAAAAACTAGAACTTGTGTATCAGAAATTACAATCTCAACCAGATTCTCTAGAAAAGGCCATAGGGGGGCGATCGCTCGGTGATACTTTTTTGTTAATGGGTGAGCCAGAAAAGTCGCTCAAGGCACTAGAAGAAAGTCTAGCAATTGCTCAACGCTGGCGATCGCCAGTTGATATTGGAGCCAGTTTTTTCAGCTTAGGGAACTACGCCCGGACAATAAAGCAAACAGAGCAGGCAATCGACTACTATCAACAAACAGTCGCAGCATCTCCTTTACCCTTGACAAAAGTCCAGGCACAACTAAATCACCTCAGCCTACTGATCGAGACGAAAAACTTGGCAGCAGCTCAAACCTTATTACCCTTGATTCAATCCCAACTCGATCAACTCCCCCCCAGTCGTGCCAGCGTCTATGCTCACATCAACTTTGCCCAAAGTTTGATCAAAGTTAGAACTGCTGAGTCGAGGATGGTAAGTAATAGTTCTCCTTCAGTATTCACTACTAAAGATTCAGCTCTATTACTCGCTAGAGCCAACCAGCAAGCCCGCAGTTTAGGTGACAAGCGGGCAGAGGCTTATACACTGGAGAGTCTGGGCGGCTTGTACGAGAAGACTGGACAGATATCATTCGCACAAAATCTCACCCAGCAGGGATTACTTCTAGCTCAGTCCGGCAATGCACCAGAAATTGCTTATCGCTTGCAGTGGCAGTTAGGCAGATTACTGCGGGTACAAAAAGACATCAAAGGTGCGATCGCGGCCTATGATACTGCTGTAGAAACCCTCCAGTCCCTCCGCAGTGACCTAGTAGCAGTTAATCCAGAGGTGCAATTCAACTTTCGAGACAGTGTAGAACCAGTGTATCGACAGTCAGTAGAGTTACTGTTGCAAACCCAAGAAGAAAAACAGGACGAAACAATACTAGAGAAAGCAAGAGAGCGGATTGAAGCCCTACAATTGGCAGAATTAGACAACTTCTTTCGGGAAGCTTGTCTGCAAGGTCAGAAAGTATCTCTCGATCAATTGGTAGACAAAGATAATCCGACTACCGCTATTTTTTATCCAATTATTCTTCCCCAACAAGTCCAGGTCATTGTCAAAATTCCCAATAAACCCCTGCGGCATTACAGAACCAAAATTCCCCAAGCAGATGTAGAAAAAACACTAACACAACTGCGAGCTGATCTTGTCAGTCCCTCGGCACTCAAAGCGGTCAAAATCCAGTCACAAAAAGTTTATAACTGGCTGCTCCAACCGATTGAGTCAGAATTGCTGGCCAGTGAAGTAAAGACGCTGGTGTTTGTGCTAGATGGGCCGTTACGCAACTTACCAATGGCATCTCTCTATGATGGCAAACAATTTTTAGTAGAGAAATATGCGATCGCCCTCAGCGTTGGATTGCAACTCCTTGATCCTAAACCGTTAGTGCCACAACTGCTAAAAGCCCTAACTGCTGGCTTAACCCAGCCCCCGCCAGAGTTTTCCCGATTTTCACCCTTGCCAGCCATCAAATCTGAATTAAAACTCATTGCTCAAGCCGGAGTGGCGACCACCAGCTTACTGGATGAGCAGTTTACCCAAAACGCACTCAAGAGTGAGATTAATGCAACTCAATTTAATGTCGTGCATTTAGCAACACACGGTGAGTTTAGTTCCCGTGCTGAAAACACCTTTATCTTGGCTGCTGATAGTCCAATCAAAGTTAAGGATTTCGATCAGCTCCTGAGCAATCAAAATCAAACCAAAATAGAATTATTAGTTTTGAGCGCCTGTCAGACAGCCGCCGGAGATAACCGCGCCGCCCTTGGTCTAGCAGGGGCAGCAGTCAGAGCGGGGGCACACAGTACTGTGGCCTCCCTGTGGCAGATAGATGATGAATCGACGGCCTTATTTGTAGGTGAATTCTATCGACAACTCAAAAGCAGCAAGGTCACTAAAGCCGAAGCTCTCCGCCGTGCACAGCTACACCTACTAAAACATCCGAACTACAACACACCAGGGTTTTGGGCTGCCTATGTGCTAATTGGTAATTGGCTTTAACCACATCCATAACTGATTTTTTCGCATAAATTTCGTGAATGCGAGCGATATGTGTATAACCCCATTGATGACTCGGTACTGAACCATGACTAACACCACCTATCAGCTAGACGATTTTGCTTTAACCTTGCCAATTACCCAAAAAGCTATTAAAACTGCCCAGGAGTTTGCAAGCCAACAGCCTACTTCTGAAAAAGCAG includes the following:
- a CDS encoding CHAT domain-containing protein, encoding MPMNTVNRLSVSNFVKVKRLKAIRLLLYFLTVLLCVLGSPVLARVPEINTSSKLPINGTNAPILEAAPASLLQQGKVLYDSGKFAQSVQVLKQAAQEYQQQGDTLRLAATLSNTSLAYQQLGEWTQAKQAVKDSLKLLEGQDKSQNLQVLAQSLDIQGRLQLLMGQPEAALATWKQTEEIYQQAENQSGVVRSLLNQAQAWRTQGFYQRAVEKLELVYQKLQSQPDSLEKAIGGRSLGDTFLLMGEPEKSLKALEESLAIAQRWRSPVDIGASFFSLGNYARTIKQTEQAIDYYQQTVAASPLPLTKVQAQLNHLSLLIETKNLAAAQTLLPLIQSQLDQLPPSRASVYAHINFAQSLIKVRTAESRMVSNSSPSVFTTKDSALLLARANQQARSLGDKRAEAYTLESLGGLYEKTGQISFAQNLTQQGLLLAQSGNAPEIAYRLQWQLGRLLRVQKDIKGAIAAYDTAVETLQSLRSDLVAVNPEVQFNFRDSVEPVYRQSVELLLQTQEEKQDETILEKARERIEALQLAELDNFFREACLQGQKVSLDQLVDKDNPTTAIFYPIILPQQVQVIVKIPNKPLRHYRTKIPQADVEKTLTQLRADLVSPSALKAVKIQSQKVYNWLLQPIESELLASEVKTLVFVLDGPLRNLPMASLYDGKQFLVEKYAIALSVGLQLLDPKPLVPQLLKALTAGLTQPPPEFSRFSPLPAIKSELKLIAQAGVATTSLLDEQFTQNALKSEINATQFNVVHLATHGEFSSRAENTFILAADSPIKVKDFDQLLSNQNQTKIELLVLSACQTAAGDNRAALGLAGAAVRAGAHSTVASLWQIDDESTALFVGEFYRQLKSSKVTKAEALRRAQLHLLKHPNYNTPGFWAAYVLIGNWL
- a CDS encoding RnfABCDGE type electron transport complex subunit D — protein: MLLKDIRDYQILFLSLFLVLGIGTRDWTMRPELIVVAIATCLLTQWLLSFTLKGQTANIRSALITSLGLSLLLRTDHWTTMAIAAVMAIASKFIFQVGEKHFFNPANFGIISVLVLTNDAWVTPGQWGEEWWYGLLFAGTGGMILQRVGRWDTTAAFLGAYSLLEAVRNLWLGWTWDVYFHRLMSGSLLLFALFMVTDPRSIPNARIGRIIWAVLIAILTFILRNYFFVSTAVFWALFALAPLTILLDTLWLTPGFSWVKAEGEAVIGEVLIKE
- a CDS encoding DUF2330 domain-containing protein — translated: MKHFRFLASLLLLFVAVLCFAPAAWAFCGFYVAKADAKLYNKTSQVVMARDGDRTVLTMANDFQGEVKDFAIVIPVPTVLKKEQVRVAEPKIIERLDAFSAPRLVEYFDSDPCAPLYEDRAGNIPAPTAAAKPAQESARRDRNLGVTIEARFNVGEYDILILSAKESGGLETWLNRNGYKIPKGAQQLLKPYVRSSMKFFVAKVNLDKFEKSGYQLLRPLQISYKSPKFMLPIRLGMINATAEQDLIVYILSPKGLSEITNYRTVKIPSNANIPIFVKNEFGEFYKSLFQTSYIKEDRKVAFVEYAWDMSSCDPCSADPLTPEELKQAGVFWQDDNTRDISAPPGFRRPFPTSNVFITRLHVRYTRDKFPEDPMFQETANRESFQGRYILQHPFTGTLKCQAGREYQRSLPQRFEQEAQTLAKLTNWKIQDIRQKMKLTGGYHRNSWWENFVSWLGF